CACTCAGCATCACTTTCAATGTGCTTATATGCTTTGTGGATTGCCTTGCGATTAATGCTAGTGCaagcattgttttgaaaattacaaGCTTAAATAAAATTCAATATCTACCTTCACGATTTGGAGATTTTCTTTGTCTACCATGAGAATTGTGTTGTCTGTGTGCTGTCCAGTCTCAAAGCTGGCAAAAATTGCTGATCCTGAAGAGGTGACTGACTGAACACACGTTCGATATATACGAGTATCATTACGGTCAGACCAGGCTATGCTCTTCACATGCGTACCATTCATTGTGTCATAGATGTGAAGTGCAGGGAAGTCCTGTAGATGCAAATGCACAAATATAAGCAGTCATAACATTGTAAATGAGATCTTAAACAAGTTTAAAATCAACACAAACAAACAGTGTCTTATTCATCACATCATTTGCATTCAAATACGATGGCTGCATTTTATTTAGCTTAGTAATGCAGTCTTcctagcaagcattctagatgcatCTTTCAATATTGTATGGAAAAGAGTAGATACACTTTAAATAATAGGAGAAATCATTTTAAAACTGTGACAATCTTCTAATCAAGCAGTGCAATTCAAGGAAATAAGTTCATTCAAAAAAATAAAGCTAGTGGAACTCATTTAAAATTGAAACAATCTTCCAAAGGTAATGCAATTTAATAATTTATCGATGAGCATTCTAGATTTACTTTTCTGTGCTACACCAGAGTATCTAGGTGCACAGTGCAATCTTCTAACGCATGACATAGATTCAGAGAAATAAATGCGTACAATCTTCTAAAAAGGTAATGTATTTTACCTGGCATGCATTCTACGTGCACCTTCAGTACCATGTCGAAAAGAGGTAAAAATAAAATGCACCTAATCAACTAAGCTAGAAGAAATCTTCTAAACAAGTAATGCAGTTTGCCTAGTGTTTACTAGATGCACCTGTCGGCATTGTATGGAAGAAGTTAGATACACACTGAATAATGGGGGTGTGAGAATCTTGTAATCAGGTACCGCAAATCAAATAAATTGCTTCATTCAATCAAACAAAGCTCGAGGAACTCATTCAAAACTAAATTAATCTTCTGAAAGATGATGATTTGTCAGTTGCCATTCTAGATGTACTTTTAAGTACTATACTGGAGTATCTAGATGCACTTCTGTGCAATCTTCTAACAAGTGGCATAGACTCGGAGAGAAACATATGTGTACATCGAAAAAAGCTTAAGAGATCACTTTAAAGCTAAAATCAGAAACAATCTTCTACAAAAAGAGAAGCAATTATAGGAGCTGCTTGGCTAGGTCCTATCCAACATTTTGTATACACTGTTGCATACGGAAAGGTCTACTTGCAATTCAATGTTTCAAGAATTCATGTAAAAActagaagaatcttgtaaacaagtgaTGCAATTCAAGAACTGCCTTTCCAGGATTCTTGAGAGGGCCAATCTATTCAGCATTCTCGATGAACCCTTACATATTCATTACGGAAAGATACAGATGCACTGCAATGTGATTGTAATGAAACTCTAGACCTTTAATTAAAGTATCTAGCAAGCAGGATGGACATTTTCCCAATTACTACTGGAAAGTGGGATAGAAAACTTCCTAAATTGGCCGTCTAGATTGCTGAATCAGCAATTTCCAAATTATGAAATGTACATCTTTATATATCAATTAATGTATCTAGTATGCTGGATAGACAGTCTCCCAGTTACCGCTGCAATTTGAGATAGATAGTTTCCCAATTAGACTCTTTAGAACGCTGAATCTACCAATTTCCCAGTTATGAAAAGTATATCTGGACAGTTGACTCCAGATATAGTTCTCATAATTGAACACTGAAAATAATGTAACAAATTCAATTTACCAAGCCGGGATGCAAACTATCATTGAAAGAGCAAATCCCCAATTTAAAAGCTTATACAGACCAAATTCAACTTAATGAACATTTAAAGTAATCTCACCTTGGACCCAACTGCTGCTCGGCTCTCAGAAATCCTGTGCAGGGAATCGACCCTGTCTAGTTCTGTAAGTGTAGTGGTCTGCTTTCTAAGGGCCCAATCATAAGCCGTAATTTTACCTCCATGTCCAACCCACAGTGACCCATCAGCCCCTGCACTCAGGGCCGAAGGGAAATCCCGCCCATTGGAAACCACCATCTGGACCCTATCAACATCAAGGCCATCCAATGTCGAAGGGCCCATAGCAGCACTGAGCAGATCCAGGATGCCATAATATTCAGCCTCCTCTACCAAGGCATCGAGGTCAAATGACTTCGACGCCCCAGGCAAGTTGCCCGTACGGAGGAGGGCAAGGAGAAGGGCGAAGGGCCGTGGGTCGCGATCAAAAAAGATCTCGGCCGAGTCTGAGGGCAGACTCGGTGCGGATCTTGCCAAAAGAGATGACTTGCCGGCCGACTGAAGTGTGGCCGTAGTGCTCTCGAAAATTTTCCCGCCGACATTGATTCTCACCCGGCGGTTTGTCGTGCCGGACCGCACGAGAGGACCTCCTGATGCCAGCCCGTTCATTATCTTCTTTTGTTAGTTTGTTCCGAAAAAAACTGAATTAACAGGAGAAGGCCTTTGGGTACTCAATCAAATCTGATAATTTCAAAAATGAAACTCGAATCCAGCAGATAAGGAATTTGGGTACTCAAGTGtgcttcaatttatttctgaagtaATCAGAATAGCTCTGAATGAATTTAGGCATTCTAATGCTTAAAAAGCCTTCATTTATTAGGATCAAATAACATACCAGCTGGATTGAGGATAGACGACTTCATTTGTCACAGCATTCCTGTGTTAGATTTTTGTTCAGATCTTCTAGAAGGCGGCCTTTTTTTATGCTGGTTTGACCGGGCAAAACTTGGAAACTTAACCTGATTAAGTATGAGTGACGCCGAAAGATATATTAATTTACAAACATTTTACTTGTTTAACTATATTCGATGGAGCTAAATAGACTGCATGTTCAATTTAATAGACTTCTTCGGTCCGTTTACTTGTTTGACTAGATTAGATGAAGAGAGCTAAATACACTACCTTATTTAAATCGTTGAAACTCTTTTTTGTTTGTTAGTTCAAATGTAGTATTAGAAAGCATCTATATTgtaaattcattttttattaatatatctaTTTTTTCAGTACAACTTGAGTTGGTTTAGTGGTGGAGATTGGTttagtggtggagaatttgtgctcttgaaagagaggtcataaGTTCAACTCTTACAAAGGGGTAGAGTATGTACACATTATTGGCTTCGAgcacttgtgctcttgaaagagaggtcacaagttcaactcCTACAAAGGATAGGGTATGTACACATTATCGGATTCagtcatatatatatacaaaaaaaaatgtgtTAAAAATAAAGCTGACTTTTTGAGATGATTTTTGGGTTCTTATAATATTGTTAAATctatgaataaaaattaaaaattaataaagtgTTATGGAGCAATTAGTTTTTATTAATGTTAAAATGGTTTGTTGGTtagtttttataaaatttatattgTTTTATGTTATTATTTTTTGTACTATTTTTTGGTTGGGTTATAATTTTGATTGTTTGGATTTGTCATTGTAGTTGATTCTTGTTTCTTGTAACTATTCTTATATTTTGTTTTAATCTAATATAAAAAAAAGTAGTCTCTACTATTGTCATATATTTGAAAATAAGTATTTAGTTaagttgtgtgtgagtattttGGTTAAGTTGTACATTTTTAAGATTTTAGTAATTGAGTTCAATGAGTGTTGAGATTTCAGTCTTGTATGATAATTGtcaaattactcaaatttataCTGAGTATTCTATGATATTTAATAACAATCAAATATTGTATATTTACGTAgaatttaaacataaaaataaaaatgaagtttATATAATGTAAACCTAAGCTAATCCAATAAGATGCATACAACATAAATTAACTTGGATTATTTAGTTAACAAGTTATAAGCATGTGTATActaaaattaaatgtttaaaaaaatacaaaaaatatatatgtaataaaTATTGATACTTAGTTATGTGATTGAAGAATGAATGGTCTAAGTAAGGATTCTAGAATATATGATGTCTCAAGATCATAAACAAGATATGGCAATTTGTTATTCATGTCAAGGTTAGAATATTTATTTTGCCCTTTTGATGCAATGAAGGATAGAGAGTCCAATGAAGAATGGTCTATTCATGCAATCCAaacatggataagcaaaaaatcacacacacacacacacacacacacacatattgatcAAAGCAAGTTTACAAATTATAGAAGCTACCAGTAGGTAGttgaagagaaaataattacaactAAGCTGACTATACAAAGATTATATAATAGAACATGATTTAAACCGAAGCACTTTACATAAATCAAAATGATGTTGTTTGGGAACTGTTTGAATTGATCTCTAATTTGTAGCAGTTGATCCATTGCCAAAACATTCTTCTTAGATAAATCTTGCAACtatgaaaacaaaaaaagaaaacataTTTCAAAGTAAAGCCTTAAAGTACCAATTTCGTGGAGATAGTTGCTAGAAAATACAACAAAACATCTTGCCTTCTAGAAATGTTTTAAAATCACTTCTCTAATAGAATCAACAATTACATAATTGTGCAAGCCAAAACCCAGAACAACTTCTTTCTAGTTCAACTTATAATGAAAAAAAGCAAGaaagttttttaaaaataacaTTCCATTGTTTCTAGACAAAAAGGCAGTCGCAAAAGATATGTTTAATACTTTCATATCGTAAGCAAAAAAGGCATTTAACTGGTTGAACCATAATGCATTTCAATTTGTCCTCTATGGGAAGTTTTATGATGTAACACTTTCCAAGCCAGCAATTGTGTATCTACATCagttttttattttcatatttgtgcACTCATTTTAGCCCACTTTTTAGAGCTAAATCTACACTTTCATTTGTGGTGAAGACAAGGATTCACATTCCAATGAGAAAGTGATTGAAAATATGCTTTCTTTAACAAAAGATGGTTGAAATGTGTAGACGGCTGCCATCTCCAGTCCTTAAAAATTTGCAATCCTTGGGAGTACAAATTTTCATAGCTAACTCAAGAGGAACCAATGAATGCACAAATATAAGAAAATCTTTATACTTGCAATTTAGCCCATACTGTTCTTTTGTAACCTACCATGAAGCCCACTCAAGGGCATTGAAGTTCAAAATATCTTTAAATTGTCTAATAGCTTTCTTATAAAAATAATAAGCATATCTAGGAAAACACACCGCAAGAGGTTAATTATGATGAGTGATAAGTTTATTCCACCAAATCGAAGAGGCAAGGCTGAATCCATGTTGGAGAAAGGAAACATTCCATTTAAAAAATTGATAAACTAACTATCAAGCTTTCTGAATGGATTGTAAAGGAAAAGAAGCATTGATTCTAAAAAAGGGGCCATGGTAATTTTATTGAATCAATTGACTAATTGCCATTTTTTATGTGTTGTAGCATAACTGATTCTATGATGAATAAAGATTCTTCATATGCTTTATTCCCATTAGCAGCTCTAGTAATCCATTTGTAGCAAGACATAATCCTTGAGTCTTAGGGTCAATGATTCTCAAGCCACCTTTATGTTTCGATTGAATGCATTGGgaccaagaagaagaaataaaaccaaccttCCCATCTCATTTGCACTATAAAAATTTCTAATTAGCTTATTTAATTCCTTGTATCCTTTCTTCAATAGCATCCAACGGGATGAGTATTACACATGTAGTGATGAAAATTTTGTTGGCTACTTGAATTTTACCAACTAATGATAAGAACTTGTTGCCCAAGTAAATAGCGTGTTCTTGAGTTTGTTCAGGAACCAATCCTAAATATGAGATTGGTTCCTTGAGAATCCACCAAATGGGATGCCAAGATATCGAGTAATCTCCCCATGTTTAATTTGCCTCCATTCCTTAAGAATCCAGTCATGAATAGGACCATATTGTGACATTATAaattcaattttattatgagctaattgtgaaacaaaaatagaacAATACAAATCTAGAATGTCCAAGGTGTTCCTTAGCTCTtctttaaaattttgcaaaaacaaGAAGCTATAATAAAAAAAATGAGAGTTGATAATCACCTCATTTTGTGGACTAAAAATCCTTTTTATAAGATTCAATTGATTAGTTCCTTGAAGAAGATATCCCAACGCATTGGCTATAAACACGTATAAAAAGGGAGATAAAGAACATCCCTACCTAATGAGTTGCATTAATTCAAAAGAATCAAACAAAAAATTATTGATAATCAAAAAAAGTTGCTTACCGACCAAGGCGCTTCATTGGTTTGCGAGTTTGAAAGGTTGCTaatcaatgacaatattattgaTTCTTAATAATCAACATGCATGTTGCATTAAATGCTTTAACACAATAAGCCACTATCAAGTTGAGGAACAAGAATGCTTCTATAACCATACATGCCCATAGGTTATGTGCCCATTAGTCCTCAAGCCCATTGTTAGACGTATCTTCCAAGGATCTTATTGTTTTATTTATAGGGATCCCTTCCAATGATAAGATGTCAGTTATTCAAAGAGTCATAAACCTTCTTTTATAACCTTTCTAGGGTGGAACTCAAAGTATTCAAGTCGATACAATATTCAAATTTTAGGAAATAATCCAATGTGACAAACCACCCAtaagaatttaaatttaaaataaataatttattctatTTGGTTTCAAATGGAAAGATTGACTACGACAAACAATCAGAAATTGCTTTAGTCATAGTCCAAGCACCGAAATCAAATTCCCGggcaacaaaagaaaacaaaatacaGCAGCAGTTACAATTTAAGCTGCAATCAAGGTTCCAGACTCAACCCCAAAGTATGTGGATTGGTTAAAAAAGATTTAAAGTAATATTCTTTCCAATAAATTAAAAAAACTGTACAGAAGTGAATGAGAAAAATTTCTGTACATTTTATGCTTAACGTCGATTCTAAAGCCTTGGTTTTACCGACTTCTCTTCACAACTAGAGCCAAAGGGCACATACAAGACAAGGATCAAACAAAAACAGGGCCTTGGTTCACCGTTGAGGCTTCACGCGATCCTTTCGTTTCAGAACCAGAATGAAGATTTTTGACAACCTTCACGGTACAGACACTTCTCAGGCCCAACTTGTAAGCCGGTCTATGCCCATGCTATGTACTGGAAGCAGCCATTGAGAATGTTCCGAAAAGCATTTTAAAGAGGAGTAACGTCTGATTTGGAAAATTTATTCAAGCTCAAGGCAGCACTAAAGTCCAAAGGAGCAAGTTGCTTCAAGCATCCAAAACAGGTTTGAGGTTTCATTTTACTGCGGCCTTCCCAACTGTAATGATGGCGCAAGTTCTGGATGAATTTGAAGGAATAGAGACTAACACAAACCTAGCATAAGCCACACCATTTCCAAACTTAAATATTGCAGTGCAGCCCAAATGAGTGCTTTCTTGAGCATCCAGAACAAAGACTTCCCAACTGTAATGATAGCGCAAGTTCCGGATGAATTTGAAGGAATAAGGACTGACCCAAACCTGGCATAAGCCACACCATGTTTAAACTTAAATATTGCAGTGCAACCCAAATGAGTGCTTTCTTGAGCATCCAGAACAAAGAAtaacaaaaaaattccaaaaagtaTAGGGGAAATATAGAAACAAATATATAGAAAATGCATCCTTCCTATCCAGGATTCTCTACAGGGCAACCTCTGAAGAAACCAGACGGTGAGTCTCCCAAACTTCAACCCCCTGCATCTCTGCCCTTGCCACAAAAAGCCTATCCCCACCCGCAGCAAGGGCCATAACTTCCTGCCCGGTATGTCTCCTGCTGTGCTCAATAAAATTCCTCCTGAACGAGGTCTCCCGATACTCTTTCTCATTCAAACCCGCACTGGCAGCTGCTAAAGGAACCTCAGACCATACTTCCAAATCCCCACCTCTGCTACAAAATATCTGTTTTCCATAGCCCAACAGCTTAGCATCTGGCCTCCCTTCATTAACTGCCAGGGCAGGATTGGTTTCAGTCATATGCATCCACGGGTCCTGGGGCTTCAATTGCCTGAGGTCAGCCATGGCTAACTTGCCTGTCATCACACTCACCTTAAAAATACCAGCTAAATCTTCATTGTATGTTACATCTGCAAAGCTGTCGCGTTCCATGACCCTCGCGTCTCCGTTTGAATTAGGCTCTTTCCATTCCCATACGATTTTATCGGCCCGCACATCCCAGAGCCGTGTATAACTGCTGTAACCAAACGTCCCACCATGTACACCAGTAGCCATGAGCAGGTCCTTAGAACCCAGGTACATCAATTTAGTGGCCACTTTTGAATGTGCTGACTGGCCATTCTCTCGGCCAATTTCCTGCATTTCAAAGGAGAACAATTTACAAGCAGGCCATTAACATTGTTTATTGACTAAGGCAATCATTGGCTGAGGATCAACAGTCATAAATGTATCCAAATATGCTCAGATGACCCCCAGAAAATCATTGgcttagttttaattaaataatgatGATCAGAGAGCAAGTTTTAGGATTCTCCTTTCGAATTCTAACATTAGTCAGCATCACTTTCATGGGGCTTATGTGCTTTGTGGATTGCCTCGTGATTAATACAAGTGTAAGCATTGTTTCGAAAATTACAAGTTTCAATAAAATTCAATATCTACCTTCACGATTTGGAGATTTTCTTTGTCTACCATGAGAATTGTGTTGTCTGTGTGCTGCCCAGTCTCAAAGCTGGCAAAAATTGCTGATCCTGATGAGGTGACTGACTGAACACATGTTCGATATATACGAGTATCATTACGGTCAGACCAAGCTATGCTCTTCACATGTGTGCCATTCATTGTGTCATAGATGTGAAGCCCTGGGAAGTCCTGTAGACAAAAGTGCACAAATATAAGTAGTGATAACAATGTAGACGAAATCTTAAAAAAGTTTAAAATCAACACAAACAAACCAACACTGTCTATTCATCACATCGTTTGCATCCAAATAGGATGACTGTATTTTATTTAG
This genomic stretch from Cryptomeria japonica chromosome 8, Sugi_1.0, whole genome shotgun sequence harbors:
- the LOC131051646 gene encoding protein ENDOPLASMIC RETICULUM-ARRESTED PEN3, with amino-acid sequence MNGLASGGPLVRSGTTIRRVRINVGGKIFDSTAATLQSAGKSSPLARSAPSLPSDSAEIFFDRDHRPFALLLALLRTGKLPAASKSFDLDALVEEAEYYGMLDLLKAAMAPSRLDGLDVGRVQMVVSNGRDFPSALSAGAEGSLWVGHGGKITAYDWALRKQTTTLTELDRVDSLHRISDSRAAIGSKDFPGLHIYDTMNGTHVKSIAWSDRNDTRIYRTCVQSVTSSGSAIFASFETGQHTDNTILMVDKENLQIVKEIGRENGQSAHSKVATKLMYLGSKDLLMATGVHGGTFGYSSYTRLWDVRADKIVWEWKEPNSNGDARVMERDSFADVTYNEDLAGIFKVSVMTGKLAMADLRQLKPQDPWMHMTETNPALAVNEGRPDAKLLGYGKQIFCSRGGDLEVWSEVPLAAASAGLNEKEYRETSFRRNFIEHSRRHTGQEVMALAAGGDRLFVARAEMQGVEVWETHRLVSSEVAL
- the LOC131051644 gene encoding protein ENDOPLASMIC RETICULUM-ARRESTED PEN3 is translated as MKSSILNPAGGPLVRSGTTNRRVRINVGGKIFESTTATLQSAGKSSLLARSAPSLPSDSAEIFFDRDPRPFALLLALLRTGNLPGASKSFDLDALVEEAEYYGILDLLSAAMGPSTLDGLDVDRVQMVVSNGRDFPSALSAGADGSLWVGHGGKITAYDWALRKQTTTLTELDRVDSLHRISESRAAVGSKDFPALHIYDTMNGTHVKSIAWSDRNDTRIYRTCVQSVTSSGSAIFASFETGQHTDNTILMVDKENLQIVKEIGRENGRSAHSKVATKLLYLGSKDLLMATGVHGGTFGYSSYIRLWDVRADKIVWEWKEPNSNADPRVMERDSFADVTFNEDLAGIFKVSVMTGKLAMADLRHLNSQDPWMHMTETNPALAVNEGRPDTKLLGYGKQIFCSRGGDLEVWSEVPLAAASAGLNEKEYWETSFRRNFIEHGRRHTGQEVMALAGGGDRLFVARAEMQGVEVWETHRLVSSEVAL